One genomic segment of Oreochromis aureus strain Israel breed Guangdong linkage group 9, ZZ_aureus, whole genome shotgun sequence includes these proteins:
- the pign gene encoding GPI ethanolamine phosphate transferase 1: MRMITFFVIGLTVHVVFFISIFDIYFTSPLVHGMTPHSTPLEPPASRLVLVVADGLRADSLFTPLPNGSSRTPYLRGIIEDKGTWGVSHTRVPTESRPGHVALIAGFYEDVSAVAKGWKENPVEFDSVFNESRHTWCWGSPDILPMFAKGASGDHVYTHTYPAVEEDFASTDASKLDSWVFTQVKSFFKSAQSNATLKASLWEDKNVFFLHLLGIDTNGHAHRPMSQEYLDNIGLVDAGLAEVVSIIEDFFDNDGKTAYVFTSDHGMTNWGSHGAGHPSETLTPLVAWGAGVQKAKGVTEPQPYNDGFLQDWKLEHLRRVDVSQADIAPLMASLIGVPIPVNSVGVLPLLYLNNSERFKAESMYTNAIQVLEQFKMKMMQKKETTLSFLFTPYQLLTESKQAEFTQKARILIQLEKYEDAISLCQSLISHSLEGLVYYHTYDRFFLGCSVVLGFVGWTSYVVLVILKTHASLNRHPNLTKQIPGRNLARLCTCVAVVITVFLLIQRSPITYYIYCLLPVPVWYSVLKESGTLRDLIKTAPSLPLWKCLGYFVLVAFGIELLVVSFFHRAMLTVGLAVLSLWPFLSGLFGKAKSRSLSWLVGCLCLAAFPLMPVVGREPNIHLVTCAGLLALFTSACYLWSSRRRTPLHLGDRPQFVVQMLLVAVCAYVPSLTHSSLQQKRGLPLLNQIISWSTLASSIFVPLLSSTRLFHRLLSIFLSLTSTYLLLSTGSEALFPPVLSWLMFVWINIEQEALLAQGMSSRQELSTIDFSANIDITKIRQLKLDDIRRSYFFVFFIITAFFGTGNIASINSFDPASVYCFLTVFNPFIMGGLMMWKVIIPFIIVMCTFETIQVATQLSSRSLFLIVLVISDLMALHFFFMVQDYGSWLDIGTSISHYVIVMSMTIFLMLLSVVTHVLTSQRLVLWRQRKMHFP, translated from the exons ATGAGGATGATCACCTTCTTTGTGATTGGGCTGACAGTCCACGTGGTCTTCTTCATCTCTATCTTTGATATCTACTTCACCTCTCCTCTGGTCCATGGCATGACACCCCACTCCACACCCCTGGAACCCCCTGCTTCCAGACTGGTGTTAGTGGTGGCTGATGGTCTCAGAGCAGACAGTCTCTTCACCCCGCTCCCTAATGGCTCATCCAGGACACCATACCTGAG GGGTATAATAGAGGACAAGGGGACCTGGGGTGTGTCACACACACGTGTGCCTACCGAGTCTCGGCCCGGTCACGTTGCTCTCATCGCTGGCTTCTATGAGGATGTTAGTGCAGTTGCTAAAG GCTGGAAGGAAAATCCTGTAGAATTTGACTCTGTGTTTAATGAGAGCAGACACACCTGGTGCTGGGGCAGCCCTGATATCCTGCCTATGTTTGCCAAAG GCGCTAGTGGGGACCATGTGTATACCCACACATACCCGGCAGTGGAGGAGGACTTTGCCTCCACAGATGCATCCAAGCTGGACAGCTGGGTGTTCACTCAAGTCAAA TCCTTCTTTAAGTCTGCACAGTCTAACGCCACTCTGAAGGCCAGCCTATGGGAGGATAAAAATGTCTTCTTCCTGCATCTGCTTGGAATTGACACTAATGGACATGCTCACAGACCAATGTCGCA aGAATACCTAGACAATATTGGTCTAGTAGATGCAGGTTTAGCTGAAGTGGTGTCTATAATAGAGGACTTCTTTGACAATGATGGCAAAACAGCCTATGTGTTTACCTCTGACCACGGCATGACAAACTGGG GTTCCCACGGTGCGGGCCATCCTTCTGAAACGCTAACCCCTTTAGTGGCATGGGGAGCTGGGGTTCAGAAAGCCAAGGGAGTCACAGAACCCCAACCATACAATGATGGGTTCCTACAAG ACTGGAAACTGGAGCATCTTCGTAGAGTCGACGTCAGTCAG GCTGACATTGCTCCGCTCATGGCTTCCCTCATTGGTGTGCCTATTCCTGTTAACTCTGTT gGCGTGCTACCTCTTCTCTACCTCAACAACAGTGAGCGGTTCAAGGCTGAAAGCATGTACACTAATGCTATTCAAGTACTGGAGCAGTTCAAG ATGAAAATGATGCAGAAAAAGGAGACAACCTTATCTTTTCTCTTCACCCCATACCA ACTCCTGACTGAGTCAAAACAAGCAGAATTCACCCAGAAGGCCCGAATACTCATTCAACTGGAGAAGTACGAGGATGCT ATCTCTTTGTGCCAGTCTCTGATTTCTCACTCTCTGGAAGGCTTGGTTTACTACCACACCTATGACAGATTCTTCCTCGGTTGCAGTGTGGTGCTGGGATTTGTAGGCTGGACCTCATATGTCGTCTTAGTCATACTGAAGACTCACGCGAGTCTCAACAGACATCCTAATCTCACTAAACAG ATTCCTGGCCGTAACTTGGCGAGGCTGTGCACGTGCGTGGCGGTGGTGATCACAGTCTTCCTGCTTATTCAAAGAAGCCCCATAACCTACTATATTTACTGCCTGCTGCCTGTCCCTGTGTGGTATTCTGTTCTGAAAGA GTCTGGAACTCTGAGAGATTTGATTAAGACAGCCCCTTCTCTCCCACTGTGGAAATGTCTGGGCTATTTTGTGCTGGTGGCGTTTGGGATTGAGCTGCTG GTGGTGAGCTTCTTCCATCGCGCCATGCTGACTGTAGGGCTggctgttctctctctctggccCTTCTTGTCGGGGCTTTTTGGCAAGGCTAAG TCACGCTCACTGAGCTGGCTTGTGGGCTGTCTGTGTCTAGCTGCTTTCCCCCTCATGCCTGTTGTGGGTAGAGAGCCTAACATACATCTGGT TACCTGTGCAGGTCTGCTCGCTCTTTTCACCTCAGCTTGCTACCTCTGGTCATCTCGGCGGAGGACCCCGCTGCACCTCGGTGACAGACCGCAGTTTGTCGTACAG ATGCTCCTTGTTGCTGTGTGTGCATACGTGCCATCCCTCACACACTCCAGCCTGCAACAGAAACGGGGCCTACCCCTTCTTAATCAGATCATCAGTTGGAGCACATTAG CATCTTCTATATTTGTTCCTTTGCTGAGCTCAACGAGACTTTTTCATCGACTCCTCAGCATATTCCTGTCTCTCACCTCCACCTACCTGCTGCTTAGCACTGG GTCAGAGGCTTTGTTCCCCCCTGTGTTATCCTGGTTAATGTTTGTGTGGATTAACATCGAACAGGAAGCCTTGCTTGCTCAGGGCATGTCTAGTAGGCAAGAG ttGTCCACCATCGATTTCTCTGCAAACATCGACATCACCAAGATTCGACAGCTGAAGCTGGATGACATCCGAAGGTCATATTTTTTT GTATTTTTCATAATAACAGCATTCTTTGGCACAGGAAACATTGCATCCATAAACAG TTTTGACCCAGCATCTGTTTATTGTTTCCTCACTGTTTTCAACCCTTTCATAATGGGAGGGTTGATGATGTGGAAG GTTATCATTCCATTCATCATAGTCATGTGTACATTTGAGACCATCCAAGTTGCAACACAGCTATCATCAAGGAG tttgtTCCTCATCGTCCTGGTTATCTCTGACTTGATGGCTCTG CACTTTTTCTTCATGGTGCAGGACTATGGCAGCTGGTTGGACATTGGCACAAG TATTAGTCACTATGTGATAGTGATGTCAATGACGATCTTTCTCATGTTGCTGAGTGTGGTTACACATGTTCTCACTTCACAAAGACTCGTCCTGTGGAGGCAACGCAAGATGCACTTCCCCTAG
- the LOC116328312 gene encoding probable G-protein coupled receptor 141, translating into MNSTLNGTTPSPNQSSTTIKTSDSKKYEEYHTALLVIYTVVLISGTISLTLMMRIMKSTTTSTMSIAVLNLIFTHFIFLLTVPFRIYYYAVHTWKMGNEWCKITSSMIHIHMYMSFALYVIILITRLLTFYKKACQVASFHRMHAILISFLVWIIVLITVPCIIHFNYGKDNNDNDNDTQCFQFGKSIESALPLNYTISILIIVIAIALTAFQANVLWVLYKKHREGCTFQQEFGAQLKSLCFALIMVVCFIPYHIFRLSYLNNVDRLEGTNEIFLSITTFNCLDMLTFLGRRSCNICFVGKAA; encoded by the coding sequence ATGAATTCCACATTAAACGGGACCACACCATCTCCAAACCAAAGTTCAACAACGATCAAAACCTCAGATTCAAAGAAATATGAAGAGTACCACACAGCCCTCTTGGTCATCTACACTGTGGTCCTGATCAGTGGTACAATTAGCCTTACCCTGATGATGCGCATCATGAAATCCACCACAACTTCCACCATGTCAATTGCCGTACTCAACCTGATCTTCACCCACTTCATCTTCCTGCTAACGGTTCCCTTCAGAATCTACTATTACGCAGTTCATACATGGAAGATGGGCAATGAATGGTGTAAAATAACCAGCAGCATGATCCACATCCACATGTACATGTCTTTTGCTCTGTATGTGATTATCCTCATCACCCGTCTGTTGACGTtctacaagaaagcttgccaGGTGGCGTCCTTTCACAGGATGCATGCGATCCTTATCAGTTTTCTGGTGTGGATTATTGTGCTGATCACTGTCCCTTGCATCATCCATTTTAATTATGGCAAAGACAATAACGATAATGATAATGACACTCAGTGCTTCCAGTTTGGAAAATCTATAGAATCTGCTCTGCCTTTGAACTACACGATAAGCATATTGATTATAGTCATTGCCATTGCGTTGACAGCCTTCCAAGCCAATGTCCTCTGGGTTTTATACAAGAAGCATCGGGAGGGATGCACCTTTCAGCAGGAGTTCGGAGCTCAGCTGAAGAGCCTGTGCTTTGCGCTAATCATGGTCGTCTGCTTCATTCCCTACCACATTTTTCGACTGTCCTATTTAAACAATGTAGATAGATTAGAGGGtacaaatgaaatatttttgagCATAACCACTTTTAACTGTTTGGACATGCTTACTTTCCTGGGGAGGAGGTCCTGTAACATATGCTTTGTAGGAAAAGCTGCTTAA